In a single window of the Chondrocystis sp. NIES-4102 genome:
- a CDS encoding putative endoglucanase, with protein MLVNKNTFNLKSTITDDWGGSHRVVLDLEALSTAKDWKVGITIPEGYKIDQIYGAQLTTEGNKTYISGVSWNKSLNQGDKTDIVLIVDEGSKSKSAPIKPEFLFADSISTSPSSSNSSSALDVDGKIVEDWNGGYKLELDITAKAAANNWKLDFNLPYKISAAYGVDLIDKGNGNYSIDGQNDQVNLQSGQSIKPILIINDGGKQALIPQFNSSGSPSTPTSTAPVTIPNNEGSIVGQRGKFAYGEALQKNFLFYEANRSGDLGADNRLEWRSDSTLKDGSTVGRDLEGGYFDAGDHVKFGQPMAASINMLAWGGVEYKDAYQKSGQLDELLEAVKWGTDYFLKAHETSNGKTSKLWVQVGEGGSENDHGYWGSPETVEQNTTRRAFAIDPSRPGSDVAASTSSALAAASMLFRGVDNAYADKLLTNAKQLYQFAETYQGKYSDSVPQASPFYTSWSGYGDELASGAAWLHKATGDKSYLSKAENYFKTKVGGLGDWSWAVDDHSYGAAVILAQESQDSFFKGQVEGWLDKWINGGGNIKYTSGGFAHRASWGSVPVTGSAAFLAELYNDTVKQDSRYTKFATRQVDYILGDNPRGFSYMVGFGNNYPQRAHHRGSAGSVPLDGSSTPNEHILYGAIVGGPGSADDYSHNDRRNDWITNEVGTSYNAPIASALIQQYDNLGGDPLSNYQLDQLIGVDANGVGV; from the coding sequence ATGTTAGTCAACAAAAATACTTTTAATCTAAAATCTACAATTACCGATGATTGGGGTGGTAGCCATAGAGTAGTACTCGATCTAGAAGCACTATCTACTGCTAAAGATTGGAAAGTTGGTATTACAATTCCAGAAGGTTATAAAATAGATCAGATTTATGGTGCTCAATTAACAACAGAGGGAAATAAAACCTATATTTCGGGAGTTAGTTGGAATAAATCTTTAAATCAAGGTGATAAAACCGATATTGTTTTAATTGTTGATGAAGGAAGCAAAAGTAAATCCGCTCCAATTAAACCAGAATTTTTATTTGCAGATTCTATAAGTACAAGTCCTAGTTCTAGCAATTCTAGTTCTGCTTTAGATGTAGACGGTAAAATAGTAGAAGATTGGAATGGAGGATACAAATTAGAATTAGATATAACAGCAAAAGCTGCTGCCAACAATTGGAAATTAGATTTCAATCTACCCTACAAAATCAGTGCAGCCTATGGAGTAGATCTAATAGATAAAGGCAACGGCAACTACAGCATAGATGGACAAAACGACCAAGTAAACCTTCAAAGCGGACAATCAATCAAACCAATATTGATTATCAACGATGGTGGCAAACAAGCATTAATACCTCAATTCAATAGTTCAGGCTCACCTTCAACACCCACCTCAACTGCACCCGTCACCATACCAAATAACGAGGGGTCAATAGTCGGACAAAGAGGCAAATTCGCCTATGGAGAAGCATTACAGAAAAACTTCCTCTTCTACGAAGCCAACCGTTCAGGAGATCTAGGCGCAGATAACCGTCTCGAATGGCGTTCAGACTCCACCCTCAAAGATGGTAGCACCGTCGGTCGTGACCTAGAAGGCGGATATTTCGATGCAGGCGACCACGTAAAATTCGGTCAACCAATGGCAGCCTCGATTAATATGTTGGCATGGGGTGGTGTGGAATATAAAGATGCTTATCAAAAATCAGGACAACTAGACGAATTACTAGAAGCAGTAAAATGGGGAACAGACTACTTCCTCAAAGCCCACGAAACTAGCAATGGCAAAACCAGTAAACTTTGGGTACAAGTAGGAGAAGGTGGTAGTGAAAACGATCATGGTTATTGGGGTTCACCCGAAACAGTAGAACAAAATACCACTCGTCGAGCCTTTGCTATCGACCCATCGCGTCCTGGTTCGGATGTAGCAGCCTCAACTTCTAGTGCTTTAGCAGCAGCATCTATGTTATTTAGGGGAGTGGATAATGCTTATGCCGATAAACTACTCACCAATGCTAAACAACTATATCAATTTGCCGAGACTTATCAGGGCAAATATTCAGATTCTGTACCCCAAGCCAGTCCTTTCTACACTAGCTGGAGTGGTTATGGTGATGAATTAGCTTCAGGGGCAGCTTGGTTACATAAAGCTACAGGAGATAAATCCTATTTAAGCAAAGCAGAAAATTACTTCAAAACTAAAGTTGGTGGTTTAGGTGATTGGTCTTGGGCTGTGGATGACCATTCTTATGGTGCTGCGGTAATTTTGGCGCAAGAGAGTCAAGATTCTTTCTTTAAAGGTCAGGTCGAAGGGTGGTTAGATAAATGGATTAATGGTGGAGGTAATATTAAGTATACTAGTGGTGGTTTTGCCCACCGTGCCTCTTGGGGTTCTGTGCCTGTAACTGGTTCTGCTGCTTTCTTGGCTGAACTGTATAATGATACGGTCAAGCAGGATAGTCGTTATACTAAGTTTGCTACTCGTCAGGTGGATTATATTTTGGGTGATAATCCCAGAGGGTTTAGTTATATGGTGGGGTTTGGTAATAATTATCCTCAACGAGCGCATCACCGAGGTAGTGCTGGTTCTGTGCCTTTAGATGGTAGTTCGACTCCTAATGAGCATATTCTTTATGGTGCAATTGTAGGGGGCCCTGGTAGTGCGGATGATTACTCTCATAATGACCGTCGTAATGATTGGATTACTAATGAGGTTGGTACTAGTTATAACGCGCCTATAGCTTCTGCTTTGATTCAACAATATGATAATTTGGGCGGTGATCCTCTATCTAATTATCAATTGGATCAGTTGATTGGTGTTGATGCTAATGGTGTTGGTGTTTAG
- a CDS encoding putative glycosyl transferase, with amino-acid sequence MPFPSIEDRSFRSMSESSQLDLSIVVPIYNEADSVERLISAIALAAKETQLNYEIICVDDGSKDCSTAVLTDMAKKRVDLKAIILRRNYGQTAAMAAGFELAKGKVIVTLDGDLQNDPADIPMLISKLNEGYDLVSGWRKHRQDDALTRLLPSKIANIIIAKVTGVRLHDYGCSLKAYRSELIADMNLYGELHRFLPALAYIEGARITEVPVRHHARQFGKSKYGLGRTIRVVMDLMTVFFMKKFLTRPMHVFGLGGVISLATGIAMGIYLTIVKLYFDRNIGDRPLLILAVLLILTGVQLFCFGLVTELLMRTYHESQRRPIYRIRDIFGK; translated from the coding sequence ATGCCCTTTCCATCCATAGAAGACCGTAGTTTCCGTTCAATGAGTGAATCATCACAATTAGATCTCTCCATAGTTGTCCCAATTTATAATGAAGCCGACAGTGTAGAGAGATTAATTAGTGCGATCGCTCTAGCTGCAAAAGAAACTCAATTAAACTATGAAATTATTTGTGTAGATGATGGTTCAAAAGATTGTTCTACCGCAGTCTTAACTGACATGGCTAAAAAACGCGTAGATCTTAAGGCTATTATACTACGACGCAACTACGGTCAAACTGCTGCAATGGCTGCAGGGTTTGAATTGGCTAAGGGAAAAGTAATTGTAACTCTTGATGGTGATTTGCAAAACGATCCTGCTGATATTCCCATGCTCATATCTAAACTCAATGAGGGATATGATTTAGTTAGTGGATGGCGTAAACACAGACAGGATGATGCTTTAACAAGGCTACTACCTTCTAAAATCGCCAATATTATTATTGCTAAAGTTACTGGTGTAAGGTTGCATGATTATGGTTGTTCTCTCAAAGCCTATAGATCAGAATTAATTGCGGATATGAATCTTTACGGTGAACTTCACCGCTTCCTGCCTGCACTAGCATATATTGAAGGTGCAAGAATTACTGAAGTTCCAGTACGTCATCATGCTAGACAATTCGGTAAAAGTAAATATGGTTTAGGTAGGACAATTCGGGTAGTCATGGATTTAATGACAGTTTTCTTTATGAAAAAGTTTTTAACTCGTCCAATGCACGTGTTTGGCTTGGGGGGAGTGATTTCTTTGGCGACGGGGATAGCTATGGGCATATATTTAACTATTGTTAAATTGTATTTTGATCGGAATATCGGCGATCGCCCTTTATTGATTTTAGCTGTACTATTAATTTTGACAGGAGTGCAGTTATTTTGTTTTGGTTTAGTAACCGAACTGTTGATGCGTACTTACCACGAATCCCAAAGAAGACCTATTTATCGTATTCGAGATATTTTTGGTAAATAA
- a CDS encoding adenylyl/guanylyl cyclase: MNYEYSNLLNNLSWKQVAQAIVNTVAQLPNIDIAILHFSELKYNTEQFFFSETLAPQIAQLSEDTLKSTVIPHSQLLIEELIVVHQYQVGSWCGQLANYQACVSINIDSTISILLFSHPNLLASINLHRLQGFDCWQEQEIAAVKKMASQASLFISQMLLGEKFQELAQRQTTINRITATIRSSLEPPVMFAAIARELGEALQVDGCTLSLWTKNDRFVKCVGLYNPHEVQKIIPDSPDWQQATSSVVPIGENPILQALLYTKKTVRSTDLEKQRNLARYELAWHSKARALLIVPLIVEDEIIGSITLRQSGMPRNWTQSEVELAESVAEQAAIAISQVLIHQQVKELAQRQTTINRITATIRSSLEPPVMFAAIARELGEALQVDGCTLSLWTKNDRFVKCVGLYNPHEVQKIIPDSPDWQQATSSVVPIGENPILQALLYTKKTVRSTDLEKQRNLARYELAWHSKARALLIVPLIVEEEIIGSITLRQSGMPRNWTKSEVELAESVASQAAIAVQQAKLYATTKKQAQLLYKKEQKVRELNTYLTESILKRFLPATIVNKAARGELSLDLTPEPRRITVLFCDLVGFTNLSSRLEVELLAEILNEYLEAMSKAVFDLGGTVDKFMGDGVMAMFGAPEPLSCPKQAKKAIATARTMHYYLEKLNERWQTKASKINQQIPPLQMRCGIHQGKAVVGMFGGGQRKDYTAVGTVVNIASRLQSVAQPNTVLISETVANRLTNVNWGEPETFQLKGIEPEFRAFTLRMSLIKSAKEYWRHQAAVSKNKVTS; this comes from the coding sequence ATGAATTATGAATATAGTAATTTATTGAATAATTTATCTTGGAAACAGGTGGCTCAGGCTATTGTGAACACTGTAGCTCAATTGCCCAATATCGACATTGCTATATTGCATTTTAGTGAATTAAAGTATAATACGGAGCAGTTTTTTTTCTCTGAGACACTTGCGCCCCAAATAGCTCAACTGAGTGAGGATACATTAAAGTCCACAGTTATACCTCATTCACAATTGTTAATAGAAGAACTAATTGTTGTTCATCAATATCAAGTAGGCTCATGGTGTGGACAACTGGCAAATTATCAGGCTTGTGTATCGATTAATATAGACTCTACTATTTCAATTTTGTTATTTTCCCATCCTAATTTGCTTGCATCGATTAATTTACATCGATTGCAGGGATTTGATTGTTGGCAAGAGCAAGAAATAGCAGCAGTTAAAAAGATGGCAAGCCAAGCTAGCTTATTTATCTCCCAGATGTTATTAGGAGAAAAGTTTCAGGAATTAGCCCAAAGACAAACAACTATTAACCGTATTACCGCTACAATTCGCTCTAGTTTAGAACCACCCGTCATGTTTGCTGCTATCGCTCGTGAACTTGGGGAAGCATTACAAGTAGATGGTTGTACTCTCTCACTCTGGACAAAAAATGATCGCTTTGTTAAATGTGTCGGTTTATATAATCCCCATGAAGTACAAAAGATTATTCCTGATTCTCCAGATTGGCAACAGGCAACTAGTTCTGTTGTACCGATAGGGGAAAATCCGATTTTACAAGCATTGTTATATACAAAAAAAACTGTTCGTTCGACGGATTTAGAAAAGCAGCGTAATCTTGCTCGTTATGAATTAGCGTGGCATTCTAAGGCTAGGGCATTATTAATTGTGCCGTTGATTGTAGAAGACGAAATTATTGGCAGTATCACCCTAAGACAATCAGGTATGCCTCGTAATTGGACTCAATCGGAAGTAGAATTAGCCGAATCCGTTGCCGAGCAAGCTGCGATCGCTATTTCTCAAGTTTTGATCCATCAACAGGTTAAAGAATTAGCCCAAAGACAAACAACTATTAACCGTATTACCGCTACAATTCGCTCTAGTTTAGAACCACCCGTCATGTTTGCTGCTATCGCTCGTGAACTTGGGGAAGCATTACAAGTAGATGGTTGTACTCTCTCACTCTGGACAAAAAATGATCGCTTTGTTAAATGTGTCGGTTTATATAATCCCCATGAAGTACAAAAGATTATTCCTGATTCTCCAGATTGGCAACAGGCAACTAGTTCTGTTGTACCGATAGGGGAAAATCCGATTTTACAAGCATTGTTATATACAAAAAAAACTGTTCGTTCGACGGATTTAGAAAAGCAGCGTAATCTTGCTCGTTATGAATTAGCGTGGCATTCTAAGGCTAGGGCATTATTAATTGTGCCATTGATTGTAGAAGAAGAAATTATTGGCAGTATCACCCTAAGACAATCAGGTATGCCTCGAAATTGGACTAAATCGGAAGTAGAATTAGCCGAATCCGTCGCCTCTCAAGCTGCGATCGCTGTACAACAGGCAAAACTGTACGCAACTACTAAAAAACAAGCGCAATTACTATATAAAAAGGAACAAAAAGTTAGAGAATTAAATACTTATTTAACTGAGTCTATTTTAAAACGTTTTTTACCTGCAACAATTGTTAATAAAGCTGCCAGAGGAGAACTATCTCTAGATCTTACCCCCGAACCACGTCGAATAACTGTTTTATTTTGCGATTTAGTAGGTTTTACTAATCTATCTAGTCGCCTAGAAGTGGAACTTTTGGCAGAAATACTTAATGAATATTTAGAAGCTATGAGTAAAGCTGTCTTCGATTTAGGAGGTACAGTAGATAAATTTATGGGGGATGGGGTTATGGCGATGTTTGGCGCACCAGAACCTCTATCTTGTCCAAAACAGGCTAAAAAAGCGATCGCAACGGCTAGAACCATGCACTACTATCTAGAAAAACTTAATGAGCGTTGGCAAACCAAAGCCTCAAAAATTAATCAGCAGATTCCCCCCCTGCAAATGCGCTGTGGTATTCATCAAGGTAAAGCGGTAGTAGGAATGTTTGGGGGAGGACAAAGAAAGGACTATACAGCAGTTGGTACAGTAGTTAATATTGCTTCGCGCTTGCAAAGTGTCGCTCAACCTAACACTGTTCTTATTTCTGAAACTGTAGCCAATCGTCTAACTAACGTTAATTGGGGTGAACCAGAAACATTCCAGCTAAAAGGCATCGAACCTGAGTTTCGAGCGTTTACCTTGAGAATGAGTTTAATAAAATCTGCCAAGGAATATTGGAGACACCAAGCAGCAGTCAGCAAAAATAAAGTCACGTCCTAA